A DNA window from Mycolicibacter terrae contains the following coding sequences:
- a CDS encoding SDR family oxidoreductase, whose amino-acid sequence MSKSPLRRLTEAVALAAMRPPVAPQLLAYRPLAKPVELRGKRVLLTGASSGIGEAAAELFAAQGATVVAAARRKDLLDEVVGRITATGGNAIAIACDLSDMDAVDALAADVEKRLGGVDILVNNAGRSIRRPLAESLDRWHDVERTMTLNYYSPLRLIRAIAPGMFERGDGHIINVATWGVMTEASPLFAVYNASKTALSAVSRVIETEWAGKGVHSTTLYYPLVATPMIAPTKAFRNRPALTAHEAAEWMITAARSRPVRIAPRIAVTARALDVMAPGLVTTVMQRGT is encoded by the coding sequence ATGAGCAAAAGCCCTTTACGCCGCCTGACCGAGGCGGTCGCCCTGGCCGCGATGCGCCCGCCCGTCGCGCCGCAGCTACTGGCGTATCGACCGCTGGCCAAACCGGTCGAGCTGCGCGGCAAGCGGGTGCTGCTCACTGGCGCATCGTCGGGCATCGGCGAGGCCGCGGCCGAACTGTTCGCCGCCCAGGGCGCAACCGTGGTAGCCGCGGCCCGGCGCAAGGACCTGCTCGACGAGGTGGTGGGCCGGATCACCGCCACCGGCGGCAACGCGATCGCGATCGCGTGCGACCTGTCCGACATGGACGCCGTGGACGCGCTGGCCGCCGACGTCGAAAAGCGGCTCGGCGGGGTGGACATCCTGGTCAACAACGCCGGCCGGTCCATCCGGCGACCGCTGGCCGAATCACTGGACCGCTGGCACGACGTCGAGCGGACCATGACGCTGAACTACTACTCGCCGCTGCGGCTGATCCGCGCGATCGCGCCGGGCATGTTCGAGCGCGGCGACGGGCACATCATCAACGTCGCCACCTGGGGCGTGATGACCGAGGCCTCACCGCTGTTCGCGGTGTACAACGCCTCCAAGACGGCGCTGTCGGCGGTCAGCCGCGTCATCGAAACCGAGTGGGCCGGCAAAGGTGTGCATTCCACCACGCTGTACTACCCGCTGGTGGCGACCCCGATGATCGCGCCGACCAAGGCGTTCCGGAACCGGCCCGCGCTGACGGCACACGAGGCAGCCGAATGGATGATCACCGCGGCGCGCAGCCGGCCGGTACGGATCGCCCCGCGGATCGCGGTGACCGCGCGTGCCCTGGACGTGATGGCGCCGGGCCTGGTCACCACGGTCATGCAACGCGGTACGTGA
- a CDS encoding nitroreductase family deazaflavin-dependent oxidoreductase: MSRGKPVRPPWWLKPANKIFIQMSRLGLRFGGESPVVLTVPGRKSGQPRSTPVTPMLVDGVEYVVGGFPGADWVANVRAAGQATVARGRRRERVRIVELGVDEARPLLRLWPSEVPTGVGFMKRSGLITHGRPEEFEALAGVCPVFRFEPIQNGVHQP; the protein is encoded by the coding sequence GTGAGCAGGGGCAAGCCGGTCCGACCGCCATGGTGGCTGAAGCCGGCGAACAAGATCTTCATCCAGATGTCCCGGCTGGGTTTGCGGTTCGGCGGCGAGAGCCCGGTCGTGCTGACGGTGCCGGGCCGCAAGTCCGGGCAGCCCCGCTCGACACCGGTCACCCCGATGCTCGTCGACGGCGTCGAATACGTCGTCGGCGGTTTCCCGGGCGCGGACTGGGTGGCCAATGTGCGCGCGGCCGGGCAGGCCACCGTGGCCCGCGGCCGGCGTCGTGAGCGAGTGCGGATCGTCGAGCTCGGCGTCGACGAGGCACGGCCGCTGCTGCGCCTCTGGCCGAGTGAGGTGCCCACCGGTGTCGGCTTCATGAAACGATCCGGACTGATCACCCACGGGCGCCCCGAGGAGTTCGAAGCACTCGCCGGGGTGTGCCCGGTGTTCCGCTTCGAGCCGATCCAGAATGGAGTTCACCAGCCTTGA
- a CDS encoding 1,4-dihydroxy-2-naphthoyl-CoA synthase produces the protein MSSNPFDESIWRPVDGFADLTDITYHRHVTDATVRVAFNRPEVRNAFRPHTVDELYQALDHARMSSDVGVVLLTGNGPSAKDGGWAFCSGGDQRIRGRSGYQYASGETADTVDAARAGRLHILEVQRLIRFMPKPVIALVNGWAAGGGHSLHVVCDLTLASREHARFKQTDADVGSFDGGYGSAYLARQVGQKFAREVFFLGRAYTAEQMHAMGAVNEVVDHAELEATGVQWAREINGKSPQAQRMLKFAFNLLDDGLVGQQLFAGEATRLAYMTDEAVEGRDAFLQKRDPDWSSFPRYF, from the coding sequence TTGAGCAGCAACCCGTTTGACGAGAGCATTTGGCGGCCGGTGGACGGCTTCGCCGATCTGACCGACATCACCTACCACCGCCACGTCACCGACGCCACGGTGCGGGTGGCGTTCAACCGCCCCGAGGTGCGCAACGCGTTTCGCCCGCACACCGTCGACGAGCTGTACCAGGCGCTCGATCACGCCCGGATGTCTTCGGACGTCGGCGTGGTGCTGCTGACCGGCAACGGGCCGTCGGCCAAGGACGGCGGCTGGGCGTTCTGCTCCGGCGGCGACCAACGCATCCGCGGCCGCAGCGGCTACCAGTACGCCTCGGGAGAGACCGCCGACACCGTCGATGCCGCCCGGGCCGGGCGCCTGCACATTCTGGAGGTGCAACGGCTGATCCGGTTCATGCCCAAGCCGGTGATCGCCCTGGTCAACGGTTGGGCGGCCGGCGGCGGGCACAGCCTGCACGTGGTGTGCGACCTGACCCTGGCCAGCCGCGAGCACGCGAGGTTCAAGCAGACCGACGCCGACGTCGGCAGCTTCGACGGCGGGTACGGCTCGGCGTATCTGGCCCGGCAGGTGGGCCAGAAGTTCGCCCGCGAAGTCTTCTTTCTGGGCCGGGCCTACACCGCCGAGCAGATGCACGCCATGGGCGCGGTCAACGAGGTGGTCGACCACGCCGAACTGGAGGCCACCGGCGTGCAGTGGGCCAGGGAGATCAATGGCAAATCACCTCAGGCCCAACGCATGTTGAAGTTCGCCTTCAACCTGCTCGACGACGGGCTGGTGGGCCAGCAGCTGTTCGCCGGCGAGGCCACCCGGCTGGCCTACATGACCGACGAGGCCGTCGAGGGCCGCGATGCGTTCCTGCAGAAGCGCGACCCGGACTGGAGCTCATTCCCGCGCTACTTCTGA
- a CDS encoding TetR/AcrR family transcriptional regulator — protein sequence MAGKCRADARRNRERLLAAAAAAFGGSDGSPVPLESIARDAGVGIGTLYRHFPNREALVEAVYRAELGDVAAMAEKLLAGHPPKVALRRWMDRYAAFVAAKRGMAESLRAVVESGAMEPNETRERIVGAVDLLLRTGAEDGSLRADVRADDVVSNLIGIFLTSASPEQTGRLLDLLVAGVAATA from the coding sequence TTGGCCGGGAAATGTCGTGCCGATGCGCGCCGCAACCGCGAGCGGCTCCTGGCCGCCGCCGCCGCGGCGTTCGGCGGCTCCGACGGGAGCCCGGTGCCGCTGGAGTCGATCGCCCGCGACGCCGGGGTGGGGATCGGCACGCTCTACCGGCACTTTCCCAATCGCGAGGCGTTGGTCGAGGCCGTCTACCGCGCCGAGCTGGGCGACGTCGCGGCGATGGCCGAAAAGCTGCTCGCGGGCCACCCGCCCAAGGTCGCGCTGCGGCGCTGGATGGATCGCTACGCCGCCTTCGTCGCGGCCAAGCGCGGCATGGCGGAATCGCTGCGGGCCGTCGTCGAGTCCGGTGCGATGGAGCCCAATGAGACCCGCGAGCGCATCGTCGGTGCGGTCGATCTGCTGTTGCGGACCGGCGCCGAGGACGGCAGCCTGCGCGCGGACGTGCGGGCCGACGATGTGGTGTCGAATTTGATCGGCATCTTCTTGACCAGCGCCTCACCCGAGCAGACCGGGCGCCTGCTGGACCTGTTGGTCGCCGGAGTGGCCGCCACCGCATGA
- a CDS encoding VOC family protein, whose product MEILASRVLLRPADYQRSLRFYRDELGLAIARDYGAGMVFYAGQSLIELAGHGNPESADAPFPGALWLQVRDVAATQSELESRGVAIARTARREPWGLHEMHVTDPDGITLIFVEVPADHPLRRDARQDKRAKPES is encoded by the coding sequence ATGGAGATCCTGGCCAGCCGGGTGCTGCTCCGACCGGCCGACTACCAACGCTCGCTGCGGTTCTACCGCGACGAGCTCGGACTGGCGATCGCCCGCGACTACGGCGCCGGGATGGTGTTCTACGCCGGACAGTCGCTGATCGAGCTTGCCGGGCACGGCAACCCGGAGAGCGCCGACGCACCGTTTCCGGGGGCCCTGTGGCTGCAGGTGCGCGATGTCGCCGCCACCCAGTCCGAGCTGGAGAGCCGCGGCGTCGCAATCGCCCGCACCGCCCGCCGGGAACCGTGGGGATTGCATGAGATGCATGTCACTGACCCCGACGGCATCACCCTGATTTTCGTGGAGGTTCCCGCTGATCACCCGCTACGGCGGGATGCCCGCCAGGACAAACGTGCAAAACCGGAAAGTTAA
- a CDS encoding aldo/keto reductase, translating to MTDQIPPGGSGRIGTQQVARIGYGAMQLDERIADEDAVAVLHRALELGVNHIDTASFYAGGEVNHRIRTALAPYRDDLVIVSKVGAAYTGVGPVPLTAAQKPAELRAAVENDLRQLGLDTMSVVNLRRYDLGPAPVPEGDQNVDLDDQLAEMIALRDEGKIAAIGISSVGLDVVQRALPAGIVCVQNAYSLLDRSQEETLDFCADEGIAWVPYFPLGSAFPGLPKVTDNETVREIAGDLGATPAQIGLAWLLTTSANTLLIPGTGSIAHLEQNMAVADIVLSDDAIARLDAVTAPGQGPDYAASLREALREASAT from the coding sequence ATGACCGACCAGATCCCGCCCGGCGGCTCCGGCCGCATCGGCACACAGCAGGTGGCGCGCATCGGCTACGGCGCCATGCAGCTCGACGAGAGAATCGCAGACGAGGACGCCGTGGCGGTGCTGCACCGCGCCCTGGAACTCGGCGTCAACCACATCGACACCGCGTCGTTCTACGCCGGCGGCGAGGTCAACCACCGCATCCGCACGGCGCTCGCGCCCTACCGCGACGACCTCGTCATCGTCAGCAAGGTCGGCGCCGCCTACACCGGCGTCGGCCCCGTTCCGCTGACCGCCGCCCAGAAACCGGCCGAACTACGCGCCGCCGTCGAAAACGACCTGCGCCAACTGGGGCTGGACACCATGTCGGTGGTCAACCTGCGGCGCTACGACCTGGGGCCCGCACCGGTCCCCGAGGGCGACCAGAACGTCGACCTCGACGATCAGCTGGCCGAGATGATCGCGCTGCGCGACGAGGGCAAGATCGCCGCGATCGGCATCAGCAGTGTGGGCCTGGATGTGGTGCAGCGGGCGCTGCCGGCCGGGATCGTGTGCGTGCAGAACGCCTACAGCCTGCTGGACCGCTCGCAGGAGGAGACGCTGGACTTCTGCGCCGACGAAGGCATCGCCTGGGTGCCCTACTTCCCGCTGGGCTCGGCGTTCCCCGGCTTACCGAAGGTCACCGACAACGAGACAGTCCGTGAGATCGCCGGCGACCTCGGCGCCACCCCGGCCCAGATCGGCCTGGCCTGGCTGCTGACCACCTCGGCGAACACCTTGCTGATCCCGGGCACCGGATCGATCGCGCATCTGGAGCAGAACATGGCGGTGGCCGACATCGTGCTCAGCGACGACGCCATCGCCCGCCTGGATGCCGTCACCGCCCCGGGGCAGGGCCCGGATTACGCCGCGAGCCTGCGCGAAGCGCTTCGGGAAGCCTCGGCGACCTGA